Part of the Urocitellus parryii isolate mUroPar1 chromosome 2, mUroPar1.hap1, whole genome shotgun sequence genome, CATAAAGGCAGTGTCAGAATATGCCCTCAGAAGTTCAGAAACATCCATTTCACTATCTAAAGGGGACCAACCACCATCACTGAAGAAATGAAATCTTTGAATGACCAATATTATACTGATTCAATTACCATGAAAACAGTTTTGCCTAAGTAATTACTTGGGATAATGGGATGATGGAAGAGTTTCATCtgaaaataagcattttctctaaaGTAATATCCACAAACATACAACCTTACTCACCAACCATTTTCATCTTTACGTTTGGAAAGCTTCTGCTCTTTATCCACAGAAACATTACAGGAAACACctggaaagagagaaagtaaaaaCGCTTTATTAATGTATTTTGGGATTTTACAGAGGACTTCCAGAACAAAATAAGAGACCAAAGTCACACACACAAGGATGGTTCAAAACTCAATGTACAAGGGTCTTCAGGAAAAGATGATGGGAGAGGAGTTATTTTATTCCCTTCCTTTGGAAATCATtgacattaacaaaataaataaagtcaaaggGAGGGGTTTCAATCAGTAGTGGAACTTGGAACAATGAGAATCTAAAATCACAGACTACAAAGAGCATCTGCCAGACAGTAAAATTGGGAGCAAAACCAAAGAAGTTGCTAAAAGCCAACAGATACACCTCCAGACTGCAAATGCACAgctcatttttctaaaaataactgAAAGGGTCCTTAGTATCCCAGCTAAGTATCTTTTACTTCAACCATGACTTGGACGAGGCTCACAGCTAGACCACAGGAGCGGCAGAAGACAGagaattggagaaaagacatCAGATGTAAGAAGGACAAAAGAGATTCTTAATTCCACCTGCTTCTACAGTCTGCCATAAGTCAGTACATCCCACTTCCACCTGCCCAATTGCTCAACGCAGAAGCTGGGGAGTCATCCTTAGATGATGCAGTTCTGGGgagtatccccagccctggtccttgGTTCTCCACCTCCTCATCCTGCTCCCCTGTATCCACTGCACTGCTGTCATGTCAGCCCTACTTCACAAACCTTGCTCCAGCCCCCAAACCACCAGCACCGCCTAGTGCACTAGCAGTACAGACCTGCAGTAGTGCTGACTGACCTACCCCATTtccactccttttcctccttcaatGCTTTCTTTTTGGAAGATGGGGGAAGACAACTTATGATGATTAACCAAATTCAGGGAGGGAAGGCCTATGAGAagttttcttataataataaagCATTAGAGTTATCCAAGTGTTCTCACAGGGGTAGGGAGGTGGGTGTAAATCAAATTATCTAAAGCTAATAAACCAAGATATttgtatatagtttttaaaatttaaaaactactgacataaaaaactaaattatgaaaacaatagcactttatatgtaaaattaatatggcaaaaaatagaaaagctataaaaacaagacaaataaaatgaaagacttaacatattatttcttaaaaggcATATATAAGATAAACCCATATAACAAAAGGGCTCCTACTCTATCAAAATTCAACCTGAATATATGTCGTTCTAATCATATAGTACTGGAAACAACCTAAACCTCTATCAATAGCCAGATTGGGCAGATCGACAGCACTCTCATTAGAGAAATCACTGAAGTTGCACTTGGGTCTTACTCAAAACATATAGCACACATTAACTCACCCACTTCTCACCAATACCCATGTGAAATTTACCCCAGTTGtatagaagaggaaaggaaactgaggcacagagaggttaactagcctgcccaaggacacacagctaaTCAACGACAGACCAGAACTCAAGCACAGTCTAGAGCCTTCATCACCAAGCCATACAGCCCCTCAACAAGGATACACTAAGCAGCTGCTAAAACAAAGTGTATCATGTTCaaataacatggaaaaatattcagaatatacgTATTCGGCAAAAAAAGAGAACTGTGCCCATTTAGTCTTAATGATATGAATGTAATCTCAAGTCTTTTTGAAACTTTAACATTTGAATAGGTGCCTATGTGTATGGAGCGTATCTGGAAGTTTAAGTGAGAAATTAACAGCCCGCAGATTCCCGTGGGGAGCAATCCATACTGGTCAGGCTACACCTCAAATGCTTGGTCACTTGTTTCTGAATAATGCTCATTCAACTGCTGATCTTCTGGGACGGGGACCCCATAAAAAGAGCCGTCACTCAGGAACCCAACTGCTGGAGTTGAAGTGgcacccctttctccacagaaaagccctcttcaccatggctgattttaggactgtcagcaaaagagtccattgtagataaacttcctattttcgtgtcaccctgttgacttggccactggcctggaagataccagcactccaggtgctggacaccccttactagttttcacaaaggtatccagtatagtaccttgtagaaatgtgcaaacaaggcctctggccttgagctgggcttcacagagatatctacatttttaagataagttacaattgggctccatggtaacagctggcaggggaggaaagaaaggggagaagaagctctccccttctcaggtgtggtccttgaagagttaacttgcccagaacagtgagagaaacagctgcttttatgtgaacttctacagactgagaacttctgagcccctccccttacacgctgggtataaaactctgaaactccctgaactcggggttcaggggattgattgattacagcaaaagctgtgccctctgaacctggctgcagccaaataaaactgtttcctgttatcttcggtgccttgcctcatttgtccctacaacagagtgagcctcctcctcctcctgagaaaGCTCACTCTGGGCCTCTCTGCTTTGCAAGCCTCCCTGCAGCggaaccctccctccctccctccctccctccctcgggACGCCCAGGTGTGGCACACCTGGGAACCAGGCCCCAGCCCCCCAGCGAGGCCCGCCCGCACTGACAGCGCAGCAGGATGCAGTTGGTGTCCTCCTGGCTGGTGACCCAGCTCAGCGAGTCGCCCAGCGGACGCCGGCAGCCAGAGCACAGGAACACCAGCGGGGGCTCCGCCGGGGCCGCCTCCTCGGGAAACTTCTCGGTGCTGGCCTCGGTCGCGTCGGTGCTCACGGAGTTCCACATGCTCGCCCACTTCTCCAGCAGCCGGTGGCGGCTCGAGTCCTCCGAGAGCCTCCTGCCCAACAGCGACGAGTCGTTCCTCTTATCCTTGAGGTCACCCGCGCAGCAAGTGGAGATACACCCTCTGTGACGATCCAGTGACCAAGAGCCCGCCATAATCTACAAATAGCCCGCGCCCCAGAGCTTCAAGGGAAAAACGCGGCTGCGCCTGCGCGGGGCGGGGCAGGAAGGCGTCGCCGGGAGGGGCCGTGGCCCAGGGGCGGGGCCTAAGGAAGGCGGTGCGAAGCCTCTAGTGCGCATGCTCGCTGGCCATCTGGGCCAGGCCGGCTAGTCCCTAGGCTTTGCGTTAGATCGTCCGtcctaaagaaattaaagctGCTAAAATTGGCTGGATTATGAGCTTAAGGAGGGTTACTCACCCTTTACACGGAAAGGACAGCATCACTGAGAAAGCCACGAGGCCCCCGTGAGGTCATCAACCCCCCCCTCCGCGGCAGCTTCAGTGTTTAGTAGCAGCGGATTCGCCGCAGCCGCCCGGGCGGAGGATTTAGGAGGTGTAGGTGCTTCCTATGGCCCAGCCCCTCGGCGAGATGCCGTGGTCCCCTGAACTTTAGCGTGCCTGAAAAGCCACCAAGGAAATTGTTCAACAAGATTCCGGGTCCCACTCTCACAGACGCAGGGTCGGAGACGGAGAATTCGCGTCCCCAGCAGCTCCTAGGGGCTGTCAGCAGGCGCGCTCCCACCACGGCACTGCCCTGTCTGCTCCTGAGGCCCCACTTCCTTCGAGGTGGGCAGGAGCCGCCTCATCACAAGCTCTTTTTGTGCCTTGTTATTTCTGGAACCAGACCTTAGAAGGGCCCTGGGTCCCTGGGACTAGGGCAGCTTGCAAAAGGTTGGAGAAGCTggctggggcgggggaggggccgGAGCGAACCGGGTGGAAAGCGAGGAAGTCCTCCACTGTGCGGCTGGGGAAGCTGCGCGCCCTGGCAGGAGGCACCGACTTCCTCAGCTGCCCCAGAAAGCCAGCCTCTGACTTCAGAAGGCCCAGGTCTGGAGGGAAAGCTGGTGGGGAACTGAGGGACCACACCATAGAGAGCGCATCTGGGAGGAAAGCTGCCCCCAAGGACTCGCATCTGCTCCCACTGACCTTTGGGTATTCCTCTCAAGTCATTGCTCACTTTGCTCGATTAGATAGAACTTACTTCTAATTTTAGGGGCCATTAGCAAAAAGCAAAAGCTTTGGAGTCAGAAGTCCTGGGTTGTCCTACCCTTGCCTCCACGAGGTTGGGAGTAACCGTGTAGGAAACAGGTGGAAAGGCTATGGGTTAATGGGTCAGTACTGCACAGGGTTGTTAATGCGGATCGAGTGATAGAATATGTGCATAAGGTAGCCCTAGCACACCATGCCATTGTTAAGTAGCCTCCAACCGAAAGAAAATGCTTCAAAtaatttagacttttttttttcctaccgtGGAATTCTCTGGATTTGGCCAAGACTGCTcatactgaagccagaattaaaaggTAGGTAGTCAGAATGGAGGCCAATTTGGGTCTGGGAAGTTGAAGAGGCTGATGTTAAtgaaatgttaatgccttcagagcccttcctccacccttatcaagataacctgccccagctccaacctgttgctaaggtaacctttcccagggattgtccctccctatAGGGAGTTATAAAAGTTGTTAATCACACCCCCTCCCTGCCAAGATCACTCCACTTTGGCCACTATAGCCCATCTGGTTCTCACCTTTTGCCCATCCCATTGaacatctcctgggcctagtcatggTTGCAGGAAggtgagagataaggggaagagagcagcaGAACAAGAAAGCCTAGGACAGACAAAAAGGCAGAAGAAggctctcacttcttgggataccaggataccagccatggcccccttctccctcctgggaaaAGTCTGTGTTTCCGCTTTTTAAATAAGCCCTGCTGTGtatgcttgcctcagtgtgctttTCTGAGGTTGACTTCAACATGGGAGGAAGCAGGACTCCTCACCGGAAACCTGTGGTATCAATACCCAGGTTGCTGCAGGCAGCCATTTTATACGCTTGGGGAAGAGCACATCTAAGAGAATCACGGAGAAACTGAGCACCATCCTGACTTCCAGCCACATGAGCTAACCAATTCTCTTTACTGCATAAGCCAGTTTGaagggttgtttgtttttctttgagagGGTCTTGCTACTTGCCTAGACTGGAACACTTGGctcaagcgatcctcctgcctcagccccctaagTACCTGGGACTAGAGGTACAGAccactgacatttttattttttgttgttgtcaggtCATTCTGGAGACCAAGCTGAGGCCTGGCGTGACTAGGCActcactctcccactgagccacacctccagtcccTGTTATGTTTTTAcaagaaattgaaaacataaaacaaactatTACAGTATATTAAAACTGGAGTTTTAAGTCTCCAACTTGAGGTGAAAATTAGATATCAAAATGTGTGTGAGACAGATTGCCCTCCTCCCCTGGAAAAATCTTGAGAGTCGATGTTGGTGAAGAATTCCCCCCTGCTCGTAAATCTCCCACACTTTGAGAACATAGGAGACTGGAGAAAATAGTGTCCCCGAGAACTTGTTAGAAGGATTCCTGTGGAGAGGGACAGGGCTGTAAGCTCCACTCCTGCTCCCCAGTAGAGAAGGTCCAGCGTGCCTGCCTTCTTGCCTCAG contains:
- the Mis18a gene encoding protein Mis18-alpha, yielding MAGSWSLDRHRGCISTCCAGDLKDKRNDSSLLGRRLSEDSSRHRLLEKWASMWNSVSTDATEASTEKFPEEAAPAEPPLVFLCSGCRRPLGDSLSWVTSQEDTNCILLRCVSCNVSVDKEQKLSKRKDENGCILETLYCAGCSLHLGYVFRCTPKNLDYKRDLFCLSVEAIESYTLGSSEKQIMPEDKELFNLESRVEIEKSLKQMEDVLKALQTKLWEVESKLSFMSCKS